In a single window of the Jaculus jaculus isolate mJacJac1 chromosome 9, mJacJac1.mat.Y.cur, whole genome shotgun sequence genome:
- the LOC105944718 gene encoding LOW QUALITY PROTEIN: guanine nucleotide-binding protein-like 3 (The sequence of the model RefSeq protein was modified relative to this genomic sequence to represent the inferred CDS: inserted 3 bases in 2 codons), whose product MYAGRVREHHRKLRKEAKKRGHKKCRKDPGVPNSSPFKEALLREAELRKQQLEELKQQQKLDRQKEXKKRKLEIQPVDEQSNVEPEEEVGERSSKKAKLSKQNPKKTHCQELKKVIEASDVVLEVLDARDPLGCRCPQVEEAIVQSGLKKLVLVLNKSDLVPKENLENWLNYLNKELPAVVFKASTHLRDKGKMTKVRKKKXVPFKGKFCFGKEALWKLLEGFQETCGKAIQVGVIGFPNVGKSSIINSLKQERICSVGVPMGLTRTMQVVPLDKQITVLDSPGIIISPQNSAAALALRSPASIEVLKPVEAASAILSQADKRQVVLKYNVPEYKNSLEFFTKFAQRRGLQQKGGSPNVEAAAKVLWSEWTGASLGYYCRPPASWTPSSHVNESVTANMKRGLNLEELEKNNLCSIQVIRSPHLANSIPFQSSGMTNGIIEEKDIPEELPRQRTCKQKGGDDDNDIISDQQSADGEQVDAEISDMVPIEETREPVPEESTTGAACAVSLVLDQMPKLDDDAYDFNTDF is encoded by the exons ATGTATGCAG GCCGAGTTCGAGAGCACCATCGAAAACTGAGGAAAGAGGCTAAAAAACGGGGTCACAAGAAGTGTAGGAAAGACCCAGGAGTTCCGAATAGTTCTCCGTTTAAAGAGGCTCTTCTTCGGGAAGCTGAGCTAAGGAAACAGCAGCTTGAAGAactaaaacagcagcagaaacttgataggcagaaaga aaagaaaagaaaacttgaaattCAGCCTGTGGATGAGCAGTCTAATGTGGAGCCTGAGGAAGAAGTTGGAGAGCGCAGCAGTAAGAAAGCCAAGTTAAGCAAGCAGAATCCAAAGAAAACACATTGTCAGGAGCTTAAAAAGGTGATTGAGGCCTCAGATGTTGTGCTGGAGGTTTTGGATGCCAGAGATCCTCTTGGTTGCAGATGTCCTCAGGTAGAAGAGGCTATTGTCCAGAGTGGACTTAAGAAGCTGGTACTTGTATTGAATAAGTCAGATCTGGTACCAAAAGAGAATTTGGAGAATTGGCTAAATTATTTGAATAAAGAATTGCCAGCAGTGGTGTTTAAAGCCTCCACACATCTAAGAGACAAAGGGAAGATGACCAAGGTAAGGAAGAAGA CTGTACCATTCAAAGGCAAATTCTGCTTTGGCAAAGAAGCCCTTTGGAAACTCCTTGAAGGTTTTCAGGAGACCTGTGGAAAAGCTATTCAAGTTGGAGTGATTGGTTTCCCAAATGTGGGGAAAAGCAGCATCATTAATAGCTTGAAACAGGAGCGGATATGTAGTGTTGGTGTACCCATGGGACTTACAAGGACCATGCAGGTTGTCCCCTTGGACAAGCAGATCACAGTCCTTGATAGCCCAGGGATCATCATCTCACCACAGAACTCTGCTGCTGCACTTGCTCTGCGAAGCCCAGCCAGCATTGAAGTACTCAAGCCAGTGGAGGCTGCTAGTGCCATCCTGTCCCAGGCTGATAAGCGACAGGTGGTACTAAAATACAATGTCCCAGAATATAAGAATTCTCTGGAATTTTTTACTAAGTTTGCTCAGAGAAGAGGTCTGCAGCAGAAAGGTGGAAGCCCTAACGTTGAAGCTGCTGCTAAAGTGCTGTGGTCTGAATGGACAGGTGCCTCATTAGGTTACTATTGCCGCCCCCCTGCATCCTGGACTCCTTCTTCACATGTTAATGAGAGTGTAACGGCCAACATGAAGAGGGGCCTTAATCTAGAAGAACTAGAAAAGAATAATTTGTGCAGCATACAAGTCATCAGGAGCCCTCACTTAGCCAATAGCATCCCTTTCCAATCTTCTGGCATGACAAATGGAATAATAGAGGAAAAGGATATACCTGAAGAATTGCCAAGGCAGAGAACATGCAAACAAAAGGGGGGTGACGATGACAATGACATTATCAGTGACCAACAAAGTGCTGATGGTGAACAAGTTGATGCAGAGATCTCAGACATGGTCCCTATAGAGGAGACAAGGGAGCCAGTGCCTGAGGAATCTACAACAGGTGCAGCATGTGCTGTATCTTTAGTCTTGGATCAAATGCCTAAACTGGATGATGATGCTTACGACTTTAACACAGACTTCTAA